In a single window of the uncultured Dysgonomonas sp. genome:
- the proB gene encoding glutamate 5-kinase translates to MKERIVVKIGSQILSRKDGMLDLTRMSALVDQIAELHKNNVEVILVSSGAVASGKSEIKAKAKLDTISARQLYSSIGQVKLINRYYDLFHQQGIICGQILVTKEDFATRRHYLNQRNCMSVMLDNKVIPIVNENDAISVNELMFTDNDELSGLVAAMMGAKKLIILSNIDGIYSDNPNNPEAYIFREIDIKKDDIENCIQSSKSATGRGGMTTKYNVARRAAEEGIEVIIANGRRDNILVDLIKGKDVVSTRFKPSGKGTNSIKKWIAHSDGFTKGEIHINKCAADVLLSDKAVSLLPVGVTKISGNFEADDIVRIIDEKGKQVGIGRTSYSSEKAKETIGKNNKKAIVHYDYLYIEK, encoded by the coding sequence ATGAAAGAACGCATAGTTGTAAAAATAGGTAGCCAAATACTGAGTCGTAAGGACGGGATGCTGGATCTCACCCGCATGTCGGCATTGGTAGATCAGATAGCCGAATTGCATAAAAACAATGTGGAGGTTATTCTGGTTTCATCGGGCGCCGTAGCATCCGGAAAATCTGAAATCAAGGCAAAAGCGAAGTTAGACACTATTTCGGCACGTCAGTTATATTCTTCTATCGGTCAGGTGAAGCTGATCAACCGTTATTATGATTTGTTTCACCAGCAGGGTATTATCTGCGGACAGATACTTGTTACCAAGGAAGACTTTGCCACACGCCGTCATTACCTCAATCAGAGGAATTGTATGTCGGTAATGCTTGACAATAAGGTCATCCCCATTGTAAACGAAAATGATGCCATTTCGGTTAATGAACTCATGTTTACAGACAATGATGAACTATCGGGGCTTGTAGCAGCCATGATGGGAGCAAAAAAACTAATAATACTCAGCAACATAGACGGGATTTACAGTGACAATCCGAATAACCCTGAAGCATACATATTCCGGGAAATAGATATAAAGAAAGACGACATCGAAAACTGTATCCAGTCTTCCAAATCGGCAACAGGACGCGGAGGGATGACCACAAAATACAATGTGGCCCGCAGAGCAGCTGAAGAAGGGATCGAGGTCATTATTGCCAATGGACGCAGGGATAATATACTGGTAGACCTTATAAAAGGAAAAGACGTTGTATCTACCCGCTTCAAACCATCGGGAAAAGGAACAAACAGTATAAAAAAATGGATAGCTCATTCCGACGGTTTTACTAAAGGAGAGATCCATATCAATAAATGCGCCGCTGATGTCCTCTTAAGTGACAAAGCAGTGAGCCTTTTACCTGTAGGGGTAACGAAAATTTCAGGAAATTTTGAAGCTGATGACATCGTCCGTATTATCGACGAAAAAGGGAAACAGGTCGGCATCGGCCGTACATCGTACAGCAGCGAAAAAGCGAAAGAAACGATAGGAAAAAATAACAAGAAAGCAATTGTGCATTACGACTATTTATATATTGAAAAATAA